A window from Montipora capricornis isolate CH-2021 chromosome 7, ASM3666992v2, whole genome shotgun sequence encodes these proteins:
- the LOC138057805 gene encoding melatonin receptor type 1A-like has protein sequence MVSSSTKIADGSPLYKELATRSISSTIGESFLYAFIVSVGTLGNVAVLLVLCKNHRLRNITAYFVISLAISDIIMLDICAPFSIGVLIVGDWIFGYLICQIQGFLVLWVACASICTLALVAINRYFRIVKTSRYRVIFTSAKAKLLVLGGWIAALSTPLTYTAAGKDYVFQPGKFFCYFESKFSLVILPFYVFIGISMVILIVCYLRVFKALKIHERTVAKNLRNGNAKKVSLSLEDIKVTKILFVTVVAFIFCWTPILVLDVVDNFLGSGWELNRETYYMYNIFGISSSAINPIIYGVMNPSYRRAYSRLLGIHRVGRVDVEVPANVHDHPRTKAVETHLRELNNLSVN, from the exons ATGGTTTCTTCTTCGACGAAGATCGCAGACGGGTCCCCTCTTTATAAAGAACTCGCTACGCGCTCGATTTCCTCCACAATTGGCGAATCGTTTTTATACGCTTTTATTGTATCCGTCGGCACTCTTGGTAACGTTGCAGTGTTGTTGGTTTTGTGTAAAAATCACCGACTTCGCAACATTACAGCTTATTTTGTGATCTCCTTGGCCATATCTGATATCATCATGTTGGACATCTGTGCACCATTTTCTATTGGTGTTCTAATCGTTGGAGATTGGATTTTTGGGTACCTTATTTGTCAGATTCAGGGATTTCTTGTTTTGTGGGTAGCTTGCGCTTCAATTTGCACCCTTGCTTTGGTAGCGATAAACCG GTATTTCCGCATCGTTAAAACCTCGAGGTATAGAGTCATTTTCACTTCAGCCAAAGCCAAACTTCTAGTCCTTGGAGGCTGGATTGCAGCCTTATCAACTCCTTTGACATACACCGCCGCTGGTAAGGATTACGTGTTTCAACCCGGGAAATTCTTTTGTTACTTTGAGTCCAAGTTTTCGTTGGTGATTCTTCCATTCTACGTCTTCATCGGAATATCAATGGTAATTTTGATCGTGTGCTACCTAAGAGTTTTCAAAGCGCTTAAAATCCATGAGAGAACTGTGGCAAAGAATCTCCGGAACGGAAATGCAAAGAAGGTCTCTCTCTCATTAGAGGAtattaaggtaacaaaaatctTGTTTGTAACCGTGGTTGCCTTTATCTTCTGCTGGACTCCAATTTTAGTCCTGGATGTTGTGGATAACTTTCTCGGGTCgggatgggaattgaaccgcGAAACctattacatgtataatatATTTGGCATTTCCAGTTCAGCGATAAACCCCATCATTTACGGCGTCATGAATCCTTCTTATCGGAGAGCCTACTCAAGGTTGCTCGGAATTCATCGTGTGGGGCGCGTAGACGTGGAAGTGCCAGCGAACGTACACGATCACCCAAGGACCAAGGCTGTAGAAACACATTTGCGGGAACTGAACAATTTGTCGGTCAACTAa